The Pseudomonas sp. FP2309 genomic sequence CTGGCGGCGGCGCGCTCGCTGCTGATCGATAAGACTCGCAGTGCCGGTATTGCGTTGCTGGCTATTCACAATTCCCACCATTTCGCCGCCCTCTGGCCCGATGTCGAACCCTTCGCCGAAGAAGGCCTGGTGGCGCTGAGCGTGGTTAACAGCATGACCTGCGTGGTGCCCCATGGCGCCGACCGTCCGCTGTTCGGCACCAATCCCATCGCTTTCGCCGCGCCACGTGCCGACGGCGCGCCGATTGTGTTCGACCTGGCCACCAGCGCCATTGCCCACGGCGATGTGCAAATTGCCGCGCGCAAAGGCGAGCGTTTGCCGCCGGGCATGGGTGTTGACAGCCTCGGGCAGCCCACCCAGGACCCTAAGGCCGTGCTGGAAGGCGGCGCGTTGCTGCCGTTTGGCGGGCACAAGGGCTCGGCCTTGTCGATGATGGTCGAGTTGCTGGCGGCGGCGTTGACCGGTGGCAACTTCTCCTTCGAGTTCAACTGGGCCGATCATCCCGGCGCACGCACGCCCTGGACCGGGCAGTTGGTAATCGTGATTGACCCGAGCAAAACCGCCGGGCAAAACTTCGCCGAGCGCAGCCAGGAACTGGTGCGGCAGATGCATGCGGCGGGGTTACGGCGTTTGCCGGGGGATCGACGTCATCGCACACGGGCGAAATCGTTGGAAGCGGGGATCGAACTGGAGGCGCGCGACTTGGCGCAATTGCAGGCGCTGCTGGCGGATTGAACGATTGAAAACGGGCTGCGCCAACGGCGCAGCCCGGCCAGTCAGTTGCGGCGACCCAGCAACAGGCCAACCACCAGGCCGAAGCCTGCAGAGATGGCCACGGTCTGCCACGGGTGGCCACCGATGTAGGTCTCGGTGGCATCCACCACCGGCTTGCTGCGCTCGCGCACGTTGGACACCGAGTCCAGGGCTTGCTTGAGCTTGATCGCCACTTGTTCGCGCAGGGTTTCACCTTCTTCGCCGACCAGTGAGGCGCTGCTCTTGAGCAGCTTGTCCGACTCTTCGATCAGCGCCGTGAGTTCGCTGAAGGCTTGATCCTTGATTTGGTCTTCGGCAGCTTGAGCAGCGGTTTTGCGGGCCATTGTGTGACTCCTTGCGGGTGAATGTGACAGTGAACAATGGAGTATCGCGCCGTGCCAAAAGTTGCGTTTTTTTTGAGGCGCGCGTGGTCTTGAGCTAAATCCGAATCTGGAAGTTTCGACCTACCGTGTAAGATGTCACCTATTTGTGCAGCAGGTAATTCAACATGAGCTTCAATCTCGCCAACAAAACCCTCGCCGAACGCGCCGAGCTGGAAGATGAAAAGTCCCGCCTGTACGACCTGTGGCAAACCAACCTGGGCAAAGCCAAGGGCGAAGCCGCGCGATTGTTCGGTGAGCGTGCCAAGCGCAAGGGCAAATGGGCCGAATGGGTCCGCGCCGAGCTCGACGGCATGTCGCCGCCGGAGTTTTCCAATATGGTGCGCAGTGAAGTCAACAAGCTGATGGCAGCGGCGAAGTAAAACTCGCCACGATCGCCTCGCGTACCTTGAGCAACATCGGGTCCAATTGCACCTGGGTGCGCCAACCCAGTTCCACCGGGTAGCGCGGCAGCGCCAGGGGGCAGGGCAGTACACGCAGGCCCGTCATCTCCGCGATGGCCTGCGCCGCATGCCCAGGAATGGTCGCCACCGCCTGGCTGCCCTTGAGCAGAAACGGCAGCGCGGCAAAGTGGCTGGTCGAGGCGCATACCTGGCGGCTCAGGCCCAGCGCCGCCAACCCCTCATCGGTAATCCCGATAAAACCGCCGGACGACACCAATACGTGCTCGCGGGCGACAAATTCGTCGAGGCTGATGCCGTGCTGCTCAGGCGCAAGCGTGGCCGGGTCCACCAGGCAGCGGTAATCGCCTTCTGCCAACACCTGGCGACTCAAGCGGTTCTGGGCAAAGCCACCGGCCGTAATTGCCAGGTCCAGCGTGCGCTCGAGCAGGGCGCTTGCGACGATCTGGCTGTGGGTCTGGCGGAAAATCACGCGCAGTTTCGGCAAACGTTGCGCGATCTCCCACATCAACCGACGGCCGTAGGCGATTTCAAAATCGTCGGACAGCCCCACCACCACCGAGCGCCCCTGATAGTGCGGGTGTTCCGGATTGACCATCGCCAGGCTCTGGCGGCAGCGGTCCAACGCCTCACTGATCACCGGCTTCAACTGATTGGCCCGCAGCGTCGGCGCCAGGCCGCGGCCGGTGCGTACGAATAACGGGTCGCCATACACCTGGCGCAAACGCCGCAGGCCAGCGCTGATGGCCGATTGGGTCACGCCCAGGCGCAATGCAGCGCGGGAGGCGCTGGACTCGTCATGCAGGGCTTCGAAGGTTTTGAGCAGGTTCAGATCGACCTGGGCGATATTCATTTGGCTCATATCATTCAGTGCTGAGGTGGGCTTTATTCATGATCCTGGCTGGCAGCAGAATGCGCAACCCGCCCTTTTTGGAGTGATCTTGATGCCTGTGTCTACCGTGGCTGCTTTGCAAATCGGCTCCCTGCCAAGTGGCAAGGCTGAAACCCTCGAACAAATCCTGAGCTATGAGGACGAGATCAAACGCAGTGGCGCGCAACTGGTGGTCATGCCCGAGGCGTTGCTCGGCGGCTACCCCAAGGGTGAAGGGTTCGGCACGCAACTGGGCTACCGCTTGCCCGAGGGTCGCGAAGCCTTTGCCCGCTACTTTGCCAATGCCATTGATGTGCCGGGTGCCGAGACCGAGGCGCTCGTCGGCCTGTCGGCGCGCACCGGCGCGAGCCTGGTGCTGGGGGTGATCGAGCGCAGCGGCAGCACCTTGTACTGCACCATGTTGTATATCGAACCGACCGGGGGCCTGGTGGCCAAGCACCGCAAGCTGATGCCCACCGGCACCGAACGGCTGATTTGGGGCAAGGGCGACGGCTCGACCTTGCCGGTGATCGACGCGGCGGTAGGGCGCATCGGCGGCGCCGTGTGCTGGGAAAACATGATGCCGCTGTTGCGCACGGCGATGTACGCCAAAGGGGTCGAGGTGTGGTGTGCGCCCACGGTGGATGAGCGCGACATGTGGCAGGTGAGCATGCGCCACGTGGCCCATGAGGGGCGCTGCTTTGTGGTGAGTGCCTGCCAGGTGCAGGCCTCGCCTGAGGCGTTGGGGCTGGAGATTGCCAACTGGCCGTCAGACCGCCCACTGATCGCCGGCGGCAGTGTGATCGTCGGTCCGATGGGCGACATTCTTGCCGGTCCGCTGCTGGGTAAAGCAGGGCTGCTGACCGCACGGATCAATACCGATGACCTGGTGCGCGCACGGTATGACTATGACGTGGTGGGGCATTACGCCCGGCCGGATGTGTTTGAGTTGACGGTGGACGAACGCGAAAAGCCCGGGGTGCGGTTTATCGCTGACTGAGCAGTGTGACTACCAGGTTGCAGCGTTCGGCATATCCAGGGTGCCGCGGTCCACAAACCGCAGGGTGCCGAACACACCTCCCGCCAGCTTGCCGCGCAGCACGTAGGGCAAGTTGTTCAAGCTCTGGGTCTGGCTCAGGCCCAGGGTCTGGCGCAACACCGAGAATGCCGAAACGCTTACCGGCACTATCAGCACCCGCTCCGAAAAGCGTGGAATGCTCCCGGCCTGGTCGCTCACCCCCGACGCCAACGGCCGGCCATTGACCTCCAGGTCCAGGGCCACGCCGTTGTAATCGATCGCAGTTTCGTTGGGGTTCTGCACCCGCAGTTTTACCGCGAAGCGCACTTCCAGCTCCTGGCTTTGCAGCGGCTCGATGCCCACCACGTTGACCGTGACCGGGTCGCGGTTGGGGAACAGCGCGCAGGCGCTCAAGGTCAGCAACAACAGTGATAGAACCATGAGCTTGCGCATTAACAGGTGCTCCTATTTCGTGACGTCCGGGTCCTGCATGACTTTGAGGGTAGAAGACTCCGGATCAAATTCATCTTCCTCCAGCTCTATGAACTCCTCGGGCAGGAAAATGTTCAGCACGATGGCACAAAACGCGCCCACGGTAATCGGCGACTCGAAGATGTTATGCAGCGCCTGAGGCAATTCGCGCAGCACTTGCGGCACGGCGGCGACGCCCAGGCCCATGCCCAGGGAGATCGCCACGATCAGCACATTGCGTCGATGCAGCCCGGCTTCGGCGAGGATCTTGATACCGGCCACCGCCACGGTGCCGAACATAATCAGGGTCGCACCGCCCAGCACCGGCTTGGGCATCAGTTGCAGCACCGCGCCGATCATCGGGAACAGGCCCAGCAGCACCAGCAGGCCGGCAATAAAGTACGCCACGTAGCGGCTGGCCACGCCGGTCAACTGGATCACGCCGTTGTTCTGGGCAAACGTCACCATCGGCAGGCTGTTGAAGGTCGCCGCCATCGCCGAGTTGAGGCCGTCGGCCAGCAGGCCAGCCTTGATGCGCTTGATATACAGCGGGCCCTTGACCGGCTGCTGGGAAATCATCGAGTTGGCGGTCAGGTCTCCGGCGGCTTCCAAGGGCGAAATCAGGAAGATCACCGCCACTGGAATAAACGCCACCCAGTCGAACGAGAAGCCATATTTGAACGGCACCGGCACGCTGATCAACGGCACCTGGGGCAAGGCCGCCATGTCCACGCGGCCCAGCCACCAGGCCACCACAAAGCCCAGGGTCAGGCCGATCACAATCGAGCCCAGGCGCAGGAACGGGTTGTTGAATCGGTTAAGCACCACAATGGTCAGCAGCACCAGCGCGGCCAGGCCCATATTACCGGCCGCGCCGAGGTCGCTGGCACCAAAGCCACCGGCCATGTCGGTGACCGCCACTTTGATCAGCGACAAACCCATCAGCGTGATGATGGTGCCGGTCACCACGGGGGTGATCAGTTTGCGCAGCTTACCGAT encodes the following:
- a CDS encoding nucleobase:cation symporter-2 family protein, producing the protein MSDAQAPRPRYKSDLIYGLDDRPHFTAALFAALQHVLASFVGIITPTLIVGGVLGLESEVPYLVSMALFVSGLGTFVQARKFGPIGSGLLCLQGTSFSFISVILSAGFMVKARGGGTDEILSTIFGICFFAAFIEVVLSQFIGKLRKLITPVVTGTIITLMGLSLIKVAVTDMAGGFGASDLGAAGNMGLAALVLLTIVVLNRFNNPFLRLGSIVIGLTLGFVVAWWLGRVDMAALPQVPLISVPVPFKYGFSFDWVAFIPVAVIFLISPLEAAGDLTANSMISQQPVKGPLYIKRIKAGLLADGLNSAMAATFNSLPMVTFAQNNGVIQLTGVASRYVAYFIAGLLVLLGLFPMIGAVLQLMPKPVLGGATLIMFGTVAVAGIKILAEAGLHRRNVLIVAISLGMGLGVAAVPQVLRELPQALHNIFESPITVGAFCAIVLNIFLPEEFIELEEDEFDPESSTLKVMQDPDVTK
- a CDS encoding LEA type 2 family protein gives rise to the protein MRKLMVLSLLLLTLSACALFPNRDPVTVNVVGIEPLQSQELEVRFAVKLRVQNPNETAIDYNGVALDLEVNGRPLASGVSDQAGSIPRFSERVLIVPVSVSAFSVLRQTLGLSQTQSLNNLPYVLRGKLAGGVFGTLRFVDRGTLDMPNAATW
- a CDS encoding LysR family transcriptional regulator codes for the protein MNIAQVDLNLLKTFEALHDESSASRAALRLGVTQSAISAGLRRLRQVYGDPLFVRTGRGLAPTLRANQLKPVISEALDRCRQSLAMVNPEHPHYQGRSVVVGLSDDFEIAYGRRLMWEIAQRLPKLRVIFRQTHSQIVASALLERTLDLAITAGGFAQNRLSRQVLAEGDYRCLVDPATLAPEQHGISLDEFVAREHVLVSSGGFIGITDEGLAALGLSRQVCASTSHFAALPFLLKGSQAVATIPGHAAQAIAEMTGLRVLPCPLALPRYPVELGWRTQVQLDPMLLKVREAIVASFTSPLPSAC
- a CDS encoding carbon-nitrogen hydrolase family protein: MPVSTVAALQIGSLPSGKAETLEQILSYEDEIKRSGAQLVVMPEALLGGYPKGEGFGTQLGYRLPEGREAFARYFANAIDVPGAETEALVGLSARTGASLVLGVIERSGSTLYCTMLYIEPTGGLVAKHRKLMPTGTERLIWGKGDGSTLPVIDAAVGRIGGAVCWENMMPLLRTAMYAKGVEVWCAPTVDERDMWQVSMRHVAHEGRCFVVSACQVQASPEALGLEIANWPSDRPLIAGGSVIVGPMGDILAGPLLGKAGLLTARINTDDLVRARYDYDVVGHYARPDVFELTVDEREKPGVRFIAD
- a CDS encoding YqjD family protein gives rise to the protein MARKTAAQAAEDQIKDQAFSELTALIEESDKLLKSSASLVGEEGETLREQVAIKLKQALDSVSNVRERSKPVVDATETYIGGHPWQTVAISAGFGLVVGLLLGRRN
- a CDS encoding Ldh family oxidoreductase; translated protein: MSAQSPIVDSATAFIGFSDLTGLLHAIFVKHGTSPEVAAILAHNCASAERDGAHSHGIFRIPGYLSTLASGWVDGKAVPVVTDVASGFVRVDAANGFAQPALAAARSLLIDKTRSAGIALLAIHNSHHFAALWPDVEPFAEEGLVALSVVNSMTCVVPHGADRPLFGTNPIAFAAPRADGAPIVFDLATSAIAHGDVQIAARKGERLPPGMGVDSLGQPTQDPKAVLEGGALLPFGGHKGSALSMMVELLAAALTGGNFSFEFNWADHPGARTPWTGQLVIVIDPSKTAGQNFAERSQELVRQMHAAGLRRLPGDRRHRTRAKSLEAGIELEARDLAQLQALLAD